A window from Malassezia japonica chromosome 1, complete sequence encodes these proteins:
- the CWC22 gene encoding pre-mRNA-splicing factor cwc22 (BUSCO:EOG09263WM5; EggNog:ENOG503NU93; TransMembrane:2 (i596-618o624-642i); COG:S) — translation MEERTAKRKRSVSPEATGEGLRNALAKLAETRAGGAYVPPARLKALMAEAARADPGSVEFQRMSWEALRKSITGLVNKVAADNIKHIVPELFAGANLIRGRGLFCRSIMHAQEFSLPFTPVFAALAAIVNTKLPFVGELLVTRLVSQFRRSFRRNDKPKCHATLQFLAHLVNQRVAHELLALEILVLLLEHPTDDSVELAVAFMREVGQFLSEEAPKASHSVFDRFRAVLYEGEISLRVQYMVEVLAQTRKDRFKDNPRIAEQLDLVEEDDQITHQIGLDDELRLEEGLNIFKPDPDYLANEEKYRAIKAEILGEDSDEGSTADDEEEEEDDEEEEEEAAAAETQLDIQDRTETNLVNLRRTIYLVIMSSLDFEECVHKLLKLQVREDLQIELCNMVIECCSQERTYAKFYGHIGERLCKLHRVWSGLFEQCFRTYYDTIHRYETNRLRNIARFFGSLLATDSISWSSFEIVHMTEDDTTSSSRIFIKILFSELQSLLGVKTLVERFSEPSMQHDFANMFPLDHPKNTRFSINYFTSIGLGAITENMREHLKNAPKMIMEQREAELAARRADDSESSLSDSASYSSYSSYSSRSPLLFALLLAVAAPLLLSFVLAVAAPLLHAVAAPIVSVGLPIADPIAFVS, via the exons ATGGAGGAGCGGACGGCGAAGCGGAAGCGCTCCGTCTCGCCGGAGGCGACTGGCGAGGGGCTGCGGAACGCGCTTGCaaagctcgccgagacgcgTGCGGGTGGCGCGTATgtgccgcctgcgcgcctcaaggcgctcatggccgaggccgcgcgcgcggatcCCGGCAGTGTCGAGTTTCAGCGCATGAGCTgggaggcgctgcgcaagagcATTACGGGTCTCGTGAACAAGGTCGCGGCCGATAACATCAAGCATATCGTGCCTGAGCTGTTTGCAGGCGCGAACCTCATCCGCGGACGCGGCCTCTTTTGCCGCTCGATCATGCACGCCCAGGAGTTTTCGTTGCCCTTTACGCCGGTgtttgcggcgctcgcggcgatcgtGAATACCAAGCTGCCGTttgtcggcgagctgctcgtgaCGCGGCTCGTGTCGCAGTTCCGCCGCTCGTTCCGCCGGAACGACAAGCCCAAGTGCCATGCGACGCTGCAGTTCTTGGCGCATCTCGTGAATCAGCGGgtggcgcacgagctgctcgcgctcgagatcCTCGTGCTTCTGCTCGAGCATCCCACGGACGATAGCGTCGAGTTGGCTGTCGCATTCAtgcgcgaggtcggccAGTTCCTGTCGGAAgaggcgcccaaggcgaGCCACTCGGTCTTTGACCGCTTCCGCGCGGTGCTGTACGAAGGCGAGATCTCGCTGCGTGTGCAATACatggtcgaggtgctcgcaCAGACGCGCAAGGACAGGTTTAAGGATAATCCCAGGattgccgagcagctcgatcTTGTGGAAGAGGACGACCAAATCACGCACCAGAttggcctcgacgacgagctgcgcctggaaGAGGGGCTGAACATCTTCAAGCCGGACCCCGACTACCTCGCGAACGAGGAAAAGTACCGCGCGATCAAGGCCGagatcctcggcgaggacagcgacgagggcagcacggccgacgacgaggaagaagaggaggacgacgaggaagaggaggaggaggccgctgccgccgagacgcagctcgaTATCCAGGACCGCACCGAGACGAACCTGGTCaacctgcgccgcacaaTCTACCTCGTGATCAtgtcgtcgctcgactttgAAGAGTGCGTGCACAAGCTGCTCAAGCTCCAAGTGCGCGAAGACCTGCAGATCGAGCTGTGCAACATGGTGATCGAGTGCTGCTCGCAGGAGCGCACCTATGCCAAGTTCTACGGGCACattggcgagcgcctgtgcAAGCTGCACCGCGTCTGGTCGGGTCTGTTCGAGCAGTGTTTCCGCACCTATTACGATACCATCCACCGCTACGAAACGAACCGCCTGCGCAACATTGCGCGCTTCTTTGGCTCGCTTTTGGCCACCGACAGCATCTCCTGGTCGAGCTTTGAGATTGTGCACATGACCGAGGACGACAcgacgtcctcgtcgcgtATCTTTATCAAGATCCTCTTTAGCGAGCTCCAGTCCTTGCTTGGCGTCAagacgctcgtcgagcgcttctCGGAGCCGAGCATGCAGCACGACTTTGCCAACATGTTCCCGCTCGACCACCCGAAGAATACGCGCTTCTCGATCAACTACTTTACAAGTATCGGCCTCGGTGCCATCACCGAGAACATGCGCGAACACCTCAAAAACGCGCCCAAGATGATTatggagcagcgcgaggcagagctcgcggcacgccgtgcaGACGACTCCGAGTCGTCGCTGTCGGACTCGGCGAGCTACTCGAGCTACTCGAGCTACTCGTCCCGGTC GCCGCTCCTATTCGCGCTCCTActcgcggtcgccgcgccgctcctaCTCTCGTTCGTActcgcggtcgccgcgccgctcctacacgccgtcgccgcgccgatcgtATCGGTCGGTCTCCCGATCGCCGACCCGATCGCCTTCGTATCGTga